A single region of the Candidatus Methylomirabilis lanthanidiphila genome encodes:
- a CDS encoding acyl-CoA dehydrogenase, translating to MRFELTEEQRLFREMVREFAANEVAPLAKRVDEEGIFPQETVKKMGELGLMGVAIPTEYGGAGSDNVCYAIAMEEIARACASTSVVMSVNNSLVADALYKFGSEAQKQRYLTPLAGGKLLGCFALSEPGAGSDASAQQTMVSREGDVFVLNGTKNFITNALEADLALVFATVDRGLRAKGVCAVLVEKGTPGFTISKVEKKLGLHGTSCCQVVFENCRVPAENLLGEIGQGFKIAMMTLDAGRIGIAAQAVGIAQAALDISLRYAKERVAFDKPIASFQAIQWMIADMAVQIEAARLLTYRAAWLKDKGLRHTKESAMAKLFASETANRAATKALQVHGGYGYLYDFPAQRLFRDARITEIYEGTSEIQRLVIAHQLLN from the coding sequence ATGAGGTTCGAGCTCACCGAAGAGCAGCGACTGTTTCGGGAGATGGTGCGCGAATTCGCTGCCAATGAAGTCGCGCCGCTGGCCAAGCGGGTGGACGAAGAAGGGATCTTTCCGCAGGAGACGGTCAAGAAGATGGGGGAGCTTGGGCTGATGGGCGTGGCGATTCCTACGGAATACGGCGGCGCCGGGTCGGACAATGTGTGCTACGCTATCGCTATGGAGGAGATCGCTCGAGCCTGCGCCTCGACCAGCGTCGTCATGTCGGTCAACAACTCGCTGGTGGCTGATGCCCTGTATAAGTTCGGATCAGAGGCCCAAAAGCAGCGGTATCTCACCCCACTCGCCGGCGGCAAACTGCTCGGCTGCTTTGCGCTGAGCGAACCGGGCGCTGGATCGGATGCGTCAGCCCAGCAGACCATGGTCAGCAGGGAAGGCGACGTATTCGTACTGAACGGGACCAAGAACTTCATCACGAACGCCTTGGAGGCTGATCTGGCGCTGGTCTTTGCCACGGTCGATCGCGGTCTTCGGGCCAAAGGGGTCTGCGCCGTCCTGGTGGAGAAGGGGACGCCGGGCTTCACTATCTCGAAGGTGGAGAAGAAGTTGGGGCTCCATGGCACCAGTTGCTGCCAGGTCGTCTTTGAGAATTGCCGCGTGCCTGCGGAGAACCTGCTGGGCGAGATAGGGCAAGGGTTCAAGATTGCTATGATGACCCTTGATGCCGGTCGGATTGGCATTGCGGCGCAGGCGGTAGGGATCGCCCAGGCGGCGCTGGACATCTCGCTCAGGTATGCCAAGGAGCGGGTTGCCTTCGATAAGCCGATTGCGTCGTTTCAGGCGATTCAATGGATGATTGCCGATATGGCGGTGCAGATCGAGGCGGCGAGGCTACTTACCTATCGGGCGGCGTGGCTGAAGGACAAAGGTCTTCGGCATACCAAGGAATCGGCGATGGCAAAGCTGTTCGCGTCGGAGACCGCCAACCGGGCCGCCACGAAGGCGCTCCAGGTTCACGGCGGCTATGGGTATCTCTATGATTTTCCAGCCCAGCGGCTGTTCCGCGACGCCCGCATCACCGAGATCTACGAGGGCACGTCCGAAATTCAACGGTTAGTGATCGCCCATCAGTTGCTGAACTAA
- a CDS encoding enoyl-CoA hydratase, producing MGFQTLELRIEGSLAIILLNRPQALNAINLAMVGELEQAVRQVRDDSGVRVVVITGAGDKAFAAGADITEFKAMSPIDAWMFVQRLQRLFLEIERLPKPVIAAVNGYALGGGCELMMACDMIYASDAARIGQPEINLGIIPGAGGTQRLARLIGKQRAKELVLTGEMIGAQEAWGLGLLNKVVPADQLMVEVRKLADKLATKAPLAIKAAKEAIEDGYDMALERALAHEAQLFGLCFATEDRAEGVNAFLEKRPPKFKGK from the coding sequence ATGGGCTTCCAGACACTTGAACTGCGGATAGAGGGCAGCCTCGCTATTATCCTGTTGAACCGCCCACAGGCGTTGAACGCGATCAATCTGGCGATGGTTGGGGAGTTGGAGCAGGCGGTGCGCCAGGTCCGGGACGACTCGGGCGTTCGGGTGGTGGTGATTACGGGCGCCGGGGACAAGGCGTTCGCTGCCGGGGCCGATATCACTGAGTTCAAGGCGATGAGTCCGATCGACGCGTGGATGTTTGTCCAGCGTCTCCAGCGGCTCTTTCTGGAGATCGAGCGATTGCCAAAGCCGGTGATTGCGGCGGTCAACGGGTATGCGCTGGGGGGAGGGTGTGAGCTGATGATGGCCTGTGACATGATCTATGCGTCGGATGCGGCCAGGATCGGCCAGCCTGAGATCAATCTTGGGATCATCCCGGGTGCCGGGGGAACGCAGCGGCTGGCGCGGCTGATCGGCAAACAGCGCGCGAAGGAGCTGGTGCTGACCGGCGAGATGATCGGAGCGCAGGAGGCCTGGGGTCTCGGTCTGCTGAACAAGGTTGTGCCGGCCGATCAACTGATGGTCGAGGTGAGAAAGCTGGCCGACAAGCTGGCCACCAAAGCTCCACTGGCGATCAAGGCGGCCAAGGAGGCGATTGAGGACGGGTACGATATGGCGCTGGAGCGAGCGCTCGCTCATGAAGCTCAGTTGTTCGGGCTCTGCTTTGCGACCGAGGACAGGGCTGAGGGCGTAAACGCCTTCCTGGAGAAACGGCCACCGAAGTTCAAGGGGAAGTAG